In Chloroflexota bacterium, the following are encoded in one genomic region:
- a CDS encoding ABC transporter permease: protein MSAQTLQAIQAAHPKRIMVVDSEARFAPSALLQLWEYRELVFALTQREIKARYRQSLLGIGWAIVQPLAFMVVFSLVFGRFARLPSDGLPYPIFSYTALVPWTFLANALTTATIGLVSQRSVVTKTYFPREVIVISQVGARFVDFLAAALVLAGMLVWYGITPTAWLLLVPVLVLVQVMLILGLSLITSALHVSFRDIAPVVTLGLQVWLYLTPVSYALSLVRDAIPAALWPIYMLNPMVGIIDAFRSAVAHGRAPDWSLLGVSTVMSIIILVVAYLYFKRAERAFADII, encoded by the coding sequence GTGAGCGCACAGACGTTGCAGGCGATCCAGGCCGCCCACCCGAAGCGCATCATGGTGGTGGACAGCGAGGCCCGGTTCGCCCCGAGCGCGCTGCTCCAGCTCTGGGAGTACCGTGAGCTGGTCTTTGCCCTGACGCAGCGCGAGATCAAGGCCCGCTACCGGCAGTCCTTGCTGGGGATCGGCTGGGCCATCGTGCAGCCGCTGGCGTTCATGGTGGTCTTCAGCCTGGTGTTCGGGCGCTTCGCCCGGCTGCCGTCCGACGGCCTGCCCTACCCGATCTTCTCCTACACGGCGCTGGTGCCCTGGACGTTCCTGGCCAACGCCCTGACCACGGCGACCATCGGGCTGGTCAGCCAGCGGAGCGTGGTCACCAAGACGTACTTCCCGCGCGAGGTGATTGTGATCTCGCAGGTCGGGGCGCGGTTCGTGGACTTCCTGGCGGCGGCGCTGGTGCTGGCCGGCATGCTGGTCTGGTACGGCATCACGCCGACAGCATGGCTGCTCCTGGTGCCGGTCCTGGTGCTGGTCCAGGTGATGCTGATCCTGGGCCTGTCGCTGATCACGTCGGCGCTGCACGTGTCGTTTCGGGACATCGCGCCGGTCGTGACGCTGGGCCTGCAAGTCTGGCTCTACCTGACGCCCGTGTCGTACGCCCTCTCGCTGGTCCGCGACGCGATCCCCGCCGCCCTCTGGCCGATCTACATGCTGAACCCGATGGTCGGCATCATCGACGCCTTCCGCTCGGCGGTGGCCCACGGGCGCGCCCCGGACTGGAGCCTGCTGGGCGTGTCAACGGTGATGTCGATCATCATCCTGGTCGTGGCCTACCTGTACTTCAAGCGCGCCGAGCGCGCGTTCGCAGACATCATTTGA